One Ilumatobacter coccineus YM16-304 genomic window, CCGTGACGTCGGCGTGCTCGTCTATCGCGACGGCCGCCGAGAGATCGTGGCGTACAACACCGACGACCCCGACGCCTGCACCACGATGGTGACGCTCACGTCCAACGACACGCAGACGATGTCGGAGTTGCTCGGTACGAGCCAGGTGACCGAGAGCGTCGGCGCGGTGCTGCACGAGATCGAAGGCCTCGGCATCGAGTGGCTCACGGTGCACACCGGGTCACCGGCGATCTCGACGTCGATCGGCGACGGCGCCTACCGCACGCGAACCGGGTCGTCGATCGTTGCCGTGGTTCGCGACGACTCGACGATTCCCGCTCCCGGGCCGGAGTTCGTGTTCGAAGAAGACGACGTCATCGTCGCCGTCGGCACCCTCGAGGGGTTGGCCGCTCTCCACGATCTGCTCGCCGCGAGCTGACTCGGCCTCGGGCGGAGGCACGACTTCATGCTGGCTGCGGGAAGCGCTGAAGCAGCGCTCGCCTTTCTCGAGGTCGGCGCCGTCGCGCTCGGACTCGCGTTGGTCTCGCGGCTCGCCGGGCGGATCGGCGTCACCGCCGTTCCGCTGTATCTGATCGCCGGCCTCGCGTTCGGCGACGGCGGCATCGCTCGGGTCAGCGTCAGCGAGGAGTTCATCTCGCTCACCGCCGAGATCGGCGTGTTGCTGCTCCTGTTCACCCTCGGCCTCGAGTACTCGCAGGCCGAGCTGAAGAACGGGCTGCGCACCGGCGTTCCGCCGGGCTTGGTCGACATGGCGAGCAATGCGCTGCCCGGCTTCGCGCTCGGCATGTTGCTCGGTTGGGATCCGATCGCGGCCACGCTGCTCGGCGGCGTCACCTGGATCTCGTCGTCGGGTGTGATCTCGAAGGTGCTCGCCGACCTCGGCCGTCTGGCCAACCGCGAGACCCCGGCGATCCTCAACCTCCTCGTCATCGAAGACCTGGCGATGGCGGTCTACCTGCCGGTGGTGGCGGCCCTGATCGTCGGCGGCACGGCGCTTGCCATGGCCACGAGCGTGACGATCGCGATCGTCACCGTGCTGATCATCCTCTTCGCCGCCCTCCGCTGGGGTGAGCATCTCACGTCGGCGCTCGGTGGCGGATCGGACGAATCGTTGCTGCTCGCCGTGTTCGGGCTCATCCTGCTCGTCGCCGGCGGCGCCCAGTCGCTCGAGGTGTCGGGAGCGATCGGCGCGTTCCTCGTCGGCATCGCGCTGTCGGGTGCCGTCGCCGACCGAGCTCACCGTCTCATCGCGCCGCTCCGCGACCTGTTCGCCGCGACGTTCTTCGTCTTCTTCTCGTTTCAGATCGATCCGGCCGACCTGTTCGACGCAGCGCTGCCGGCCCTCGCTCTCGCCGTCGTCACCTCGGCGACGAAGATCGGCACCGGCTGGTACGCCGCCCGCCGGATCGGTGCCGGCAAACGTGGTCGCCTCCGTGTCGGCACCGCGTTGATCGCTCGCGGTGAGTTCTCCATCGTCATCGCAGCGCTCGGCGCCGACCTCGCCGACGGCCCCGAACTCGGTGCGCTCGCCGCCGGCTACGTGCTCGTCACCGCGATCGTCGGCCCGCTCGCGGCGAAGCTCGCCACCTGACGCGCTTGCCAAGACGCCGAGAGGCGCGAGGCCGACTGAACGACGACTGCGACCTCGGTCGCTACCGTCGGGAGGAATGGACGTCGTTTCGTTGGTGACGTTGGCCGTGTTGGCTGCCGGCCTGGGCGTGGCATTCCTGATCATCAGGCGGGCGCGGCTGCGCAGAGTCGCCGCGGCCGTCGCGATGGCGGCGCGCTACGGATTCCAGGTCGACCCCTCCACCAAGGGACCACCCGAGCTGCGCTTCGACCTGTTCGAGCGCGGCAAGTCGAAGAAGGTGTCGTTCCAGTTCTGGCGGCCCGGCAAACACGACTCGGTGTTCGCGTACGAGTACACGACCGGGAGCGGCGACACCGCTCAGACGCATCGACACACCTGTGCGCTGGTGTCGCTGCCGTTCGCTGCGCCGCACACGAAGATCGGTCCGGAAGGTTTCTGGTCGAAGCTCGGGGCGCGCCTCGGGCGCCGCGACATCGAGGTCGAGTCGCCGCGGTTCAACGACCTGTACCGAGTCGACAGCGACGACGAACGGTTCGCCATCACGATGCTCGACGGGCGTGCCATCGACTGGTTCCTCCGTGGCAACGCTGCGCACGCGGTCCGCTTCGAGTTCTGGGGTCCGTGGATGCTGTGCATCACCGATCGGATGGACCACGAGTTCTTCTTCGGCTTCCACGACTGGGCCGTCGGAATACCGGGCCACCTCCCCGAGGTGCTCACCTCGCTCTACCCGATCTGACCGAGCCCGGCTGATGCTCTCCGCGGTACGGACTCGGTGCGCCCACCTCGACGTGGCTATGCAGTCGGGGAACGGTGGCCCCAGAAGCTCGGCTCGGTGATCTGGGTCACGGTCCACGTCGCGTCGTCGACGAGGAGGCCGCCGCATCCGAACTCGACGTCGAACCCTGCGGGAGAGCGGCTGTAGAACGACACCATGTGATCGTTGGTGTGCTTGCCGAGGGTCATCGAGATCGGTGTTCCCGCATCGATGTGACGGTCGAGCGTGTAGCCGACGTCGTCGAGCGTCCGAGCCTCGACCATGAAGTGGTAGAGCGCCGGTTCGGGTGCCGGGACGAGCGCGAGGCTGTGGTGCCGCTGGTTGCACCGGAGGAAGACCACGTCCTCGTCTCCGGGTCGCCAGTAGTCGCTGATCTGGAAGCCGAGCACGCTGGTGTAGAAGCTGATCGAAGCGTCGAGTGCGGGGGTGCCGAGCACGATGTGCCCCATGCCATGAGCTCCCATCGTGAACCCGCTGATGCCCGCCGGCGAGACGAAGCGCCGATGATCGAGGATCGGCCCGTGGAACAGTTCGAGTACGAAACCGCCAGGGTCGGTGACACGCAACAGCCCTCGGACCAACCGATGCTCGCACTCCTCGACCGAGCCACGATCGATCGTGAGTCCCGCCGCCGTCAGCTGGGCGGCGGCCGATTCGAGCGCCGCCGAGTCCGGTAGCTCCCATCCGGCGAACGCCAGGCCGTCGGCGCCTGCTCCGACGAGCACGCGGTACGGCCGTTCGTCGAACCGCAATCGGAGCCCGGCGCGGTCGTCGGCCACCGCTGCGCCCAACATCTCACCGTACGGGCGCCACTCGTCGACGTCTTCAGCGGTGATTCCGATGTAGCCCAGACCTCGTATGTCCATTCGCTTCCCCTTCGTTCGGTTCCTGGTTCGAGCCTGAAGCACGCCGTCGATGGAGGCAAGGTCAGAACGGGGCCAATGATGGTAAGAATCGGACATGGTCGACGTCGTCCCGGTTCGCTATCGCCCGCACGACGACGCGTACCGGCTCCACATCGAGCTGATCGACGCAGCCGAGCTACGGGCCCGCGTCGCATCGGATCCACACCGTGGTTTCGAGCGCATCGACTTCCAGTGCTTCATCTCTGTCCGGTCCGGGTCGTACACCCATGTGGTCGACTTCGAGACGCACGAGCTGGTCGGCGGGTCATGCCTCGTGATCTCCCCCGGGCAGGTCCATCGCTTCGGACCTCCGAGCAACTGGACGGGCTGGATGCTGATCGTCAGCGGACATCTCGTCGCCGACGACACGCACGAGCTGCCTGCGCACGTACGCCTCGACCACGAAGCCGCCGGCGCGGTCGCCGAGTTGTTCGATCGAATGGACGCCGACGCGAAGCTGCCCGTGGATCGCCAGCAGGTGGGGCAGCTCCTCGAGATCCAGACCGCGGTGCTCGTCAGTCGCCTCGCGCTCGGCGTGAGCGCGGCGACCACACACCAACTCGTCGATCCGAACGTGCTGCGGCGCTATCGCGACTACCGCTCCGCCGTCGACGACGGATACCGACGCTGGCACCTCGTGGCCCCGTACGCACACACGCTCGGCTGTTCAGCGAGAACGCTCAACCGAGCATGTCGTGGGATCGCGGATGTCTCGGCCAAAGACGTCATCGTCGCTCGCATCGTGCTCGAAGCAAGACGTCGACTCGCGCTCACCGACGACACCGTCGCTACGGTCAGCCAACAGCTCGGATTCGACGAGGCGACGAACTTCGTGAAGTACTTCCGCCGTGAGACCGGCACGACGCCCTCGGCGTTCCGGGCCTCGGTCCGCGAGTACGACCTCTAGCAGTTCATGGCAGCCGGATTGCCGAGGCGAGCTCGACAAACGATCCGGCGCGGTCGGCGACCGCAGCGCCCACGCACGACCTGCTCGGCATCCGAACGATCGGCCGGAGGTCGTC contains:
- a CDS encoding cation:proton antiporter regulatory subunit — protein: MRHDFTTEEGRDVGVLVYRDGRREIVAYNTDDPDACTTMVTLTSNDTQTMSELLGTSQVTESVGAVLHEIEGLGIEWLTVHTGSPAISTSIGDGAYRTRTGSSIVAVVRDDSTIPAPGPEFVFEEDDVIVAVGTLEGLAALHDLLAAS
- a CDS encoding cation:proton antiporter; translation: MLAAGSAEAALAFLEVGAVALGLALVSRLAGRIGVTAVPLYLIAGLAFGDGGIARVSVSEEFISLTAEIGVLLLLFTLGLEYSQAELKNGLRTGVPPGLVDMASNALPGFALGMLLGWDPIAATLLGGVTWISSSGVISKVLADLGRLANRETPAILNLLVIEDLAMAVYLPVVAALIVGGTALAMATSVTIAIVTVLIILFAALRWGEHLTSALGGGSDESLLLAVFGLILLVAGGAQSLEVSGAIGAFLVGIALSGAVADRAHRLIAPLRDLFAATFFVFFSFQIDPADLFDAALPALALAVVTSATKIGTGWYAARRIGAGKRGRLRVGTALIARGEFSIVIAALGADLADGPELGALAAGYVLVTAIVGPLAAKLAT
- a CDS encoding VOC family protein, which encodes MDIRGLGYIGITAEDVDEWRPYGEMLGAAVADDRAGLRLRFDERPYRVLVGAGADGLAFAGWELPDSAALESAAAQLTAAGLTIDRGSVEECEHRLVRGLLRVTDPGGFVLELFHGPILDHRRFVSPAGISGFTMGAHGMGHIVLGTPALDASISFYTSVLGFQISDYWRPGDEDVVFLRCNQRHHSLALVPAPEPALYHFMVEARTLDDVGYTLDRHIDAGTPISMTLGKHTNDHMVSFYSRSPAGFDVEFGCGGLLVDDATWTVTQITEPSFWGHRSPTA
- a CDS encoding AraC family transcriptional regulator; amino-acid sequence: MVDVVPVRYRPHDDAYRLHIELIDAAELRARVASDPHRGFERIDFQCFISVRSGSYTHVVDFETHELVGGSCLVISPGQVHRFGPPSNWTGWMLIVSGHLVADDTHELPAHVRLDHEAAGAVAELFDRMDADAKLPVDRQQVGQLLEIQTAVLVSRLALGVSAATTHQLVDPNVLRRYRDYRSAVDDGYRRWHLVAPYAHTLGCSARTLNRACRGIADVSAKDVIVARIVLEARRRLALTDDTVATVSQQLGFDEATNFVKYFRRETGTTPSAFRASVREYDL